In a single window of the Thermofilum uzonense genome:
- the feoB gene encoding ferrous iron transport protein B — protein MGWIAVTIRVALIGNPNVGKSLIFNNLTGGRVHVGNWPGKTVEKKEGRCRHRGEDIQIVDLPGVYSLTAQTIDEMIARDYIVKEKPDVVVDIVDASNLERNLYLTLQLLELEANVVVALNKYDLAKSLGFQIDVEGLSKMLGVRVIPTIATTKEGMQELLDAILEASKQRRRGSTLRYNERVEKIISRMEQLIQEDKLLAEAYPTRWLAIKVLESDEEVLKEIEKSSQKERILALKESLQKELGGDASVVLAEARYEFISGVLGKTVRGAKPLTVTDLLDKALLDKYAGIPVFLSSMWLLFRFTFDVSAPLTSLIEMFFGWLGTLASASIPNEQLAGFVVNGLLGGVGAVLTFIPPIFFLFFGLSLLEDSGYLARAAFVMDRIMYRLGLHGKSFIPLLLGFGCNVPAVMATRIIESDEDRIITILVNPLMSCSARLPVYILISSAVLGSYAAIGVYSMYLLGIALALIMALLFRRTILKGKPSPFILELPHYARPTLRNTALHMWERGSLFLKKAGTIITLTMIVVWFLSSYPWGSHLEESYVGMLGRTLEPLFRPLGFDWRAVVALFFGFLAKEVVVGTFGLLLGAEATGLPEALRSQGIFTPLTGFAFMAFTLIYMPCVATIAAIYRETNSLKWTLFAIVYSMILAYVVAFAIIIVGHLLGFA, from the coding sequence ATGGGGTGGATCGCCGTGACTATAAGGGTAGCTCTCATTGGAAATCCTAATGTCGGTAAAAGTCTAATATTCAACAATCTCACGGGGGGTAGGGTTCACGTCGGAAACTGGCCTGGTAAAACTGTTGAGAAGAAGGAGGGGCGATGCAGGCATAGAGGAGAGGATATCCAGATTGTTGATCTTCCTGGAGTATATAGCTTGACCGCTCAGACTATTGACGAGATGATAGCGCGTGACTATATAGTGAAGGAGAAGCCTGATGTCGTGGTTGACATAGTCGACGCGTCGAACCTCGAAAGAAATCTATACCTGACACTTCAATTGCTCGAGCTTGAGGCAAATGTCGTCGTTGCCTTGAACAAGTATGACCTGGCAAAGAGCCTTGGCTTTCAAATAGACGTTGAGGGCCTTTCGAAAATGCTTGGTGTAAGGGTTATACCGACAATCGCAACGACGAAGGAAGGTATGCAGGAGCTGTTAGACGCCATCCTTGAAGCCTCAAAACAGAGGAGGAGAGGTAGCACGCTACGCTATAATGAACGCGTCGAGAAAATAATCTCAAGAATGGAGCAGCTCATCCAAGAAGACAAGTTACTCGCTGAAGCGTATCCTACAAGATGGCTTGCTATAAAAGTGTTAGAGAGTGATGAAGAAGTATTAAAAGAGATTGAGAAAAGTTCTCAAAAGGAAAGAATATTAGCCCTCAAAGAGAGCCTCCAGAAGGAACTCGGCGGAGATGCTAGCGTAGTTTTAGCTGAGGCACGTTATGAGTTCATAAGTGGCGTGCTTGGTAAAACTGTAAGAGGAGCGAAACCATTAACGGTCACCGACCTACTCGACAAAGCGCTGCTAGACAAGTATGCAGGAATACCTGTTTTCCTATCGTCTATGTGGCTCCTCTTCAGGTTTACCTTCGACGTCTCAGCACCCCTCACGAGTTTGATAGAAATGTTCTTTGGCTGGCTCGGCACATTAGCCTCCGCATCCATACCAAATGAGCAACTCGCCGGGTTCGTGGTTAACGGACTCCTGGGAGGTGTTGGCGCCGTCTTGACGTTCATTCCACCTATATTCTTCCTGTTCTTCGGGCTCTCACTTCTCGAGGACAGCGGCTACCTTGCAAGGGCTGCCTTCGTAATGGATAGGATCATGTATAGGCTGGGTCTCCACGGGAAATCGTTTATCCCCTTGCTTCTAGGCTTTGGTTGTAATGTCCCAGCAGTCATGGCAACCAGGATAATAGAGAGTGATGAGGACCGAATAATAACAATACTCGTTAATCCGTTAATGTCGTGTAGCGCTCGGCTACCCGTCTATATTCTAATAAGCTCGGCTGTTCTGGGATCTTATGCAGCTATAGGCGTTTACTCGATGTATCTCCTCGGAATAGCGTTAGCCCTAATTATGGCCCTCCTTTTCAGGAGGACAATACTCAAGGGTAAACCCTCACCGTTCATCCTAGAGTTACCACATTACGCACGACCAACTCTACGGAATACTGCGCTACACATGTGGGAAAGGGGCTCACTTTTTCTGAAGAAGGCGGGGACAATAATAACACTTACCATGATTGTGGTGTGGTTCCTTTCGAGTTATCCATGGGGGTCACACCTCGAGGAGTCATACGTGGGAATGCTGGGCCGCACACTTGAACCCCTCTTCCGTCCTCTTGGCTTTGACTGGCGTGCTGTCGTAGCACTCTTCTTCGGCTTTCTGGCCAAGGAGGTAGTCGTGGGAACCTTCGGTCTACTCCTTGGAGCCGAGGCGACGGGGTTGCCTGAGGCTCTTAGGAGTCAGGGGATTTTCACTCCACTCACGGGCTTCGCATTCATGGCCTTTACCCTCATATACATGCCTTGCGTCGCGACTATCGCAGCGATATACAGGGAAACTAACTCGCTGAAGTGGACGTTGTTTGCTATCGTCTATTCAATGATACTGGCATATGTTGTTGCTTTCGCGATTATAATCGTGGGTCATCTGTTAGGTTTCGCATGA
- a CDS encoding metal-dependent transcriptional regulator: protein MKLKITPRKEDYLRAIYRITKEKGYARVRDIAKELEKKPSSVVEMVRKLQAEGYVNYEKYGGVTLTPKGKEVAEIIEMRYYTFLKLLRLILVPEDIALKDAHVLEHMLDPKTTLQFIRLVEFLETRFQNFEEEFSAYCRRKSHGLVHGTL from the coding sequence ATGAAACTTAAGATCACTCCCCGAAAAGAGGACTACCTCCGAGCAATCTACAGGATTACAAAGGAGAAAGGCTATGCTCGAGTGAGAGATATCGCTAAAGAACTTGAGAAAAAGCCCTCAAGCGTGGTCGAGATGGTTCGCAAACTACAGGCAGAGGGTTATGTCAATTATGAGAAATATGGAGGAGTGACTTTGACTCCCAAGGGGAAAGAGGTTGCCGAGATAATTGAAATGAGATACTACACGTTTCTCAAGCTACTCAGGTTAATACTCGTACCTGAAGACATTGCTTTAAAGGATGCTCATGTTCTTGAACACATGTTGGACCCTAAAACCACCTTGCAGTTTATAAGATTGGTTGAATTTCTTGAGACAAGATTCCAGAACTTTGAAGAGGAGTTCAGTGCTTACTGCAGGAGAAAAAGCCATGGCTTGGTTCATGGTACCCTTTAG
- the glpK gene encoding glycerol kinase GlpK — protein sequence MSEKILVIDQGTTGTRVAIYDEEGKPVQGGWAYREHSQIFPKPGWVEHNPLEIWEKTLICMKEVLDRSRIRAEEIAAIGVTNQRETVVVWDPRTGQPLYNAIVWQDRRTAPITDELRRGHFELIYEKTGLVPDPYFSGSKIRWLLENIPGLRDKMGKGEALFGTIDSWIIWNLTRGSPNTLTPDKGGAHVTDYSNASRTMLFNLHKLDWDPELLELLGGIDVESLPLPRPSSERDAYGYTGPEVNGVFNGKSVPVTGDAGDQQAALFGQVGFDEGDVKSTYGTGNFILLNTGKNVVKSKNNLLSTVFYSLEPGKATYALEGSIFITGAAIQWLRDGLKLIEVSPEIDPLAESTDDTGGLYFVPAFTGLGAPYWDPYARGLIIGITRGTSRKHIARAVIESIAYLTRDVIEAMEKDIGGRIRILKADGGAAKSNVLLQFQADILGVEVQRPLISETTSLGAAYLAGLAVDVWESLDEIRKLWRAERVFKPQMDAGRREKLYSGWRAAVKRSLGWAKEVPWAYGYE from the coding sequence TAGATCAGGGGACAACTGGGACGCGTGTAGCTATTTACGACGAGGAGGGGAAACCCGTACAAGGGGGCTGGGCTTACAGGGAGCACTCACAGATCTTTCCAAAGCCCGGTTGGGTTGAGCACAACCCTCTAGAGATTTGGGAGAAAACACTGATATGTATGAAGGAGGTTCTTGATCGCTCTAGGATTAGAGCAGAGGAAATAGCCGCTATAGGTGTGACCAACCAGCGTGAAACTGTTGTGGTTTGGGATCCGCGTACAGGACAGCCCCTTTACAACGCCATAGTCTGGCAGGACAGAAGGACCGCACCTATCACTGATGAGCTCCGCCGGGGACATTTCGAGCTGATATATGAGAAGACTGGCTTGGTCCCCGATCCGTACTTTTCAGGTAGCAAGATCAGGTGGTTGTTGGAAAACATCCCGGGCCTCCGTGACAAGATGGGTAAGGGAGAAGCGCTCTTTGGAACCATTGACTCTTGGATTATCTGGAACCTGACCCGAGGGTCGCCGAACACGTTGACCCCGGATAAGGGCGGTGCCCACGTCACGGATTACTCTAACGCTTCTAGGACAATGCTCTTCAATCTGCATAAGCTGGATTGGGATCCAGAGTTGTTGGAGCTATTAGGTGGCATCGACGTGGAAAGTCTTCCTCTACCTAGACCTTCAAGCGAAAGAGATGCCTACGGCTACACGGGACCAGAAGTTAACGGTGTGTTTAATGGAAAAAGTGTACCTGTGACAGGCGATGCAGGGGATCAGCAGGCAGCCTTGTTCGGACAAGTGGGTTTCGATGAGGGGGATGTTAAGTCAACGTATGGTACGGGGAATTTCATACTCTTGAACACTGGGAAGAATGTCGTCAAGTCCAAGAATAATTTACTTTCAACTGTTTTTTACAGCCTTGAGCCGGGGAAGGCGACTTACGCACTCGAAGGTAGCATATTCATAACGGGTGCCGCGATTCAGTGGCTTAGAGACGGTCTTAAACTAATAGAGGTTTCACCGGAGATTGACCCACTAGCGGAGTCTACCGATGACACTGGGGGATTGTACTTTGTCCCAGCTTTCACTGGTCTTGGAGCCCCATACTGGGATCCCTACGCTAGAGGATTAATAATCGGTATAACGCGTGGAACCTCGAGAAAACATATTGCAAGGGCTGTTATAGAGAGCATTGCATACTTGACGAGAGATGTTATAGAGGCGATGGAGAAAGACATCGGTGGTAGGATCAGGATCTTGAAGGCGGACGGCGGAGCTGCTAAAAGCAATGTCTTGCTTCAATTCCAGGCCGATATCCTCGGCGTCGAAGTCCAGAGGCCTTTGATTAGCGAGACAACATCGCTCGGCGCGGCGTACCTAGCAGGTCTTGCGGTTGATGTTTGGGAGAGCCTTGACGAGATCCGCAAATTATGGAGAGCTGAGAGAGTTTTCAAACCCCAGATGGATGCGGGGAGAAGAGAAAAACTCTACAGCGGGTGGAGGGCTGCGGTTAAGCGTTCACTCGGCTGGGCCAAGGAGGTTCCCTGGGCTTATGGGTATGAGTAA
- a CDS encoding FeoA family protein — MSEKPLASLKPGEKGIVSRVTGEPTLRKRLMDMGFVKGAEVVVLRKAPLGDPIEYLVKGYNISLRKSESEHIYVIVNEVREGEAPASVSSGERGSHSRRG; from the coding sequence ATGAGCGAAAAACCTCTGGCTTCCTTGAAACCTGGAGAAAAAGGTATCGTTTCACGCGTCACAGGCGAGCCAACTCTACGTAAAAGGCTGATGGATATGGGCTTTGTCAAGGGCGCGGAGGTAGTTGTTCTCAGAAAGGCACCATTGGGTGACCCTATAGAGTATCTTGTTAAGGGATACAATATTAGTTTGAGGAAGAGTGAAAGCGAGCACATATACGTCATTGTGAATGAGGTGAGGGAAGGTGAGGCTCCCGCTAGCGTTTCTTCCGGAGAACGCGGAAGCCATAGTCGTCGAGGTTAG
- a CDS encoding helix-turn-helix transcriptional regulator — MSIRYVVLITLGLLVIPNLVFAQQTGVVNVEIFPTGGAHVVYILPVNGSLIVDLKLIGLPDPNFLVIVQNEKGEPLPYSINDTTGYMTIITLGSSQLKVDYYTSSITSKVAGRWIVNFTSPLPVILKLPPNATLSAIYTIPEGISTQDGSIVLSFKQGPVLIGYVQPPVNVVVQKPITPPSNPAIPPGSNTSSTTSPGTTPQSPSSPSLPSTSLTSPIILGAITLATVAVLVLFLLLRRRESAKGFSEVDAQIIELLRSAGGGLFQSELVNKLGLPTTTVWRHIRKLESSGIVVVEKRFGRNYIRLSR, encoded by the coding sequence GTGAGCATCAGATACGTGGTCTTAATCACCCTGGGGCTCCTAGTTATCCCTAACCTGGTTTTCGCTCAGCAAACAGGCGTAGTAAACGTCGAGATTTTTCCTACGGGAGGCGCCCATGTCGTCTATATTCTTCCAGTAAATGGGTCACTCATAGTTGATCTGAAACTGATTGGTCTTCCAGACCCTAACTTCCTGGTAATTGTCCAGAACGAGAAGGGTGAGCCACTACCATACTCGATAAATGACACTACTGGCTACATGACTATAATTACGTTAGGGTCGTCTCAGTTAAAAGTAGACTATTATACCTCATCTATAACCTCCAAAGTAGCAGGCAGATGGATCGTAAACTTTACATCTCCACTCCCAGTCATATTGAAGCTTCCCCCAAATGCAACACTCTCAGCGATTTACACCATTCCAGAAGGAATCTCCACTCAGGATGGAAGCATAGTCTTGTCCTTCAAACAAGGCCCAGTCCTTATAGGCTATGTTCAACCCCCTGTTAACGTCGTTGTACAAAAGCCTATAACGCCTCCTTCCAATCCCGCAATACCACCTGGGAGTAACACCAGTAGCACAACGAGTCCAGGAACTACACCACAATCGCCTTCGAGCCCCTCTCTGCCCTCTACAAGTCTTACAAGCCCTATAATCCTAGGCGCTATCACCCTAGCTACGGTCGCCGTATTGGTACTTTTCTTACTTCTGAGAAGGAGAGAGAGCGCTAAGGGCTTTTCAGAGGTTGACGCGCAGATAATTGAGCTATTAAGGAGTGCTGGTGGAGGACTTTTTCAATCTGAACTTGTCAACAAGCTTGGGCTACCCACTACGACTGTCTGGCGTCATATAAGGAAACTAGAGTCTAGCGGCATCGTGGTTGTGGAGAAGAGGTTTGGGAGAAACTACATCAGACTCTCCCGGTGA
- a CDS encoding UDP-2,3-diacylglucosamine diphosphatase — MRIGWLESEIGKILEVELTEAEEAIAISDTHLGLKYKGRELSKSRELSEFLEKILGDNNVKLIILLGDIFDFWSAKVGDIIRSAYDPVKVLVGSDKTIVYVAGNHDRIVSWIKLESSRGKGDIYTVPDFFILNVDGRKYLLLHGHQLDALFTRFKGLWKIQSYVYILSESLFSLPGPSEWMLAALSAGSLAFLLASITADNVLQEFILFLVSILLLSPLLVMLWRKLQDRIWYGLLEELNMKLSKSRLRGKSLRHLSVSKPLNRFLRSLESIPQIGRIDGVVLGHTHVPELLVEEGRVYANTGSWIENGHNSTCTFVRITSHMITLGKWDNGRETKIHEASLPGS, encoded by the coding sequence ATGAGGATAGGCTGGCTGGAGAGCGAGATAGGAAAAATACTTGAGGTTGAATTAACAGAGGCTGAGGAAGCAATAGCTATATCAGATACCCATTTGGGGCTAAAGTACAAGGGTAGAGAGCTTTCTAAGAGCCGGGAGCTCTCAGAGTTTCTCGAGAAAATACTAGGGGACAATAATGTGAAGTTAATAATACTCCTAGGCGATATTTTTGACTTTTGGAGCGCAAAAGTAGGGGATATCATTAGGAGCGCTTACGATCCTGTAAAAGTCTTGGTTGGCTCTGATAAAACGATAGTTTATGTCGCGGGTAACCACGACAGGATAGTCTCATGGATAAAACTTGAGAGTAGTCGTGGGAAAGGTGACATTTACACAGTTCCGGATTTTTTCATCCTGAACGTGGACGGAAGAAAATACTTGCTGCTGCATGGACACCAGCTTGATGCTCTTTTTACAAGATTTAAGGGCTTGTGGAAGATTCAAAGCTACGTGTATATACTTTCAGAGTCGCTGTTCTCGCTACCGGGGCCATCGGAATGGATGCTTGCCGCTTTGAGCGCTGGATCACTTGCATTCCTGCTAGCATCTATAACTGCGGACAATGTGTTACAGGAGTTTATCCTCTTCCTGGTATCTATCCTACTCCTCTCCCCTCTTCTAGTTATGTTGTGGAGGAAACTACAGGACAGAATATGGTATGGTCTTCTCGAGGAATTAAATATGAAATTATCAAAGAGTAGGCTTCGCGGGAAAAGCCTTAGACACTTGTCTGTAAGCAAACCGCTCAACCGCTTCCTCCGATCCCTTGAAAGTATACCCCAAATCGGGCGAATCGATGGAGTAGTATTAGGACACACACATGTGCCAGAGCTGCTAGTTGAGGAGGGGAGAGTTTACGCCAATACTGGATCCTGGATCGAAAACGGACACAACAGTACCTGTACCTTCGTTAGGATCACGTCTCACATGATCACACTTGGAAAATGGGATAATGGGAGAGAAACAAAGATCCACGAGGCAAGTTTACCTGGAAGCTGA
- a CDS encoding galactokinase — protein sequence MKIPYELSSSLDRTPLLVASAPGRIDFLNTHQDYKGLPVVPVAVNLRTYVAVLSESYNFQVISLNLKKEGAEFQDVFSATNPELHVRGWWGNYLRAVVIALEKYRGLKLTRGFKAVIYSEVPIGSGLSSSAALEVAFLKALDAHYNLGLSPEEVAELAFLAENRVAGIPCGRLDQYASSLGGAILLYPKPPVRVEKLEIGKLNLIIADSGIRHSVADIHPKRQAELNEALRTLYSMDDIPPDVKAKIKPSLDETLWDQLSFDELEGYLSRLPEKLAKRVTFTLLMHQSTMRVVESLKTGRVDLNLIAYEVNYQHELLRDLYDVSLPELEKIRSAMLAAGALGVKISGAGLGGSLLGLTQPDSNVQHKILEEAMRAGAQMGWSVRVDRGASIDFQLS from the coding sequence GTGAAGATACCGTATGAGCTTTCTTCCAGTCTGGACCGGACGCCTCTACTCGTAGCCTCTGCACCTGGACGCATTGACTTCCTTAATACCCATCAGGACTACAAGGGCCTGCCTGTAGTTCCAGTCGCGGTAAACTTGAGAACCTACGTGGCAGTTTTATCAGAAAGCTACAACTTCCAGGTAATAAGCTTGAACCTGAAAAAGGAAGGAGCTGAGTTTCAAGATGTTTTCTCGGCAACCAACCCTGAGCTACATGTGCGAGGCTGGTGGGGAAACTATCTCAGGGCTGTTGTTATAGCCCTAGAAAAATACAGGGGATTGAAGCTTACAAGGGGCTTCAAAGCGGTCATATACAGCGAGGTGCCAATAGGCTCTGGGCTCTCGAGCAGTGCTGCCCTAGAAGTAGCCTTCCTCAAGGCCTTAGACGCCCACTACAACCTTGGCCTATCACCGGAAGAAGTAGCCGAGCTTGCCTTTCTGGCCGAAAACAGAGTCGCCGGTATCCCCTGCGGTAGGCTGGACCAGTATGCGTCCTCCCTGGGAGGAGCGATACTATTATACCCCAAACCTCCAGTACGTGTAGAGAAACTCGAGATAGGAAAGCTGAACTTAATCATAGCAGATTCCGGGATCAGACACAGCGTTGCTGATATTCATCCAAAGAGGCAGGCTGAGCTCAACGAGGCTTTACGTACTCTGTACTCTATGGACGATATTCCACCTGACGTTAAAGCGAAGATCAAGCCGAGCCTCGATGAAACGTTGTGGGATCAATTGAGTTTTGATGAATTAGAAGGCTATCTCAGCAGGCTACCTGAAAAGCTTGCTAAGAGAGTTACCTTTACTCTCCTAATGCACCAATCGACAATGCGAGTAGTGGAAAGCTTGAAGACGGGACGTGTCGACCTAAACCTTATAGCATACGAGGTAAATTACCAGCACGAGCTATTAAGAGACCTATACGATGTAAGCCTCCCTGAGCTCGAAAAAATAAGAAGCGCCATGCTCGCAGCCGGGGCGCTAGGCGTGAAGATAAGCGGTGCGGGATTGGGGGGAAGCCTCCTTGGATTAACACAGCCAGATTCAAACGTGCAGCACAAGATATTAGAGGAGGCAATGAGGGCCGGGGCTCAGATGGGGTGGAGTGTAAGAGTCGATAGAGGCGCCTCAATTGACTTCCAGCTCAGCTAA
- a CDS encoding succinate dehydrogenase/fumarate reductase iron-sulfur subunit, with product MKYKVVIRRYKDGRISFDTFEVEANPSESVLDVVERISIEKDKTLVFEHACHHGVCGACGMVINGVERLACITRIGDVARNGVVVLEPLRGFKVISDLAVDKSRMFGRYRHVAPSTLEKLELRLNNAVSIPREKLYDCLECGICYSACPIANTFPEYLGPSLLALISRSGNERVPRVVDSRRGVWGCHAAFECSVRCPVNFKPGESILKLRRNIISGRVRVEG from the coding sequence ATGAAATACAAGGTTGTGATAAGGAGATATAAGGATGGAAGGATTAGCTTCGATACCTTCGAAGTAGAGGCAAATCCCAGCGAGAGTGTTCTTGATGTTGTCGAGAGAATAAGCATCGAAAAGGACAAGACACTGGTATTCGAGCACGCTTGTCACCATGGCGTCTGTGGCGCTTGCGGGATGGTGATTAACGGTGTGGAGAGGCTTGCCTGCATCACGAGGATCGGAGACGTGGCTAGGAATGGGGTTGTTGTACTTGAACCCTTAAGGGGCTTTAAGGTGATAAGCGACCTGGCCGTGGACAAGTCGAGAATGTTTGGACGTTATAGGCATGTGGCCCCGTCTACACTTGAAAAGCTCGAGTTAAGGTTGAATAATGCTGTGTCAATTCCGCGGGAAAAGCTATACGACTGCCTGGAGTGCGGCATCTGCTATTCAGCATGCCCGATTGCTAACACGTTCCCCGAGTATCTCGGGCCTTCATTGCTAGCCTTGATCTCTAGGTCGGGCAACGAGAGAGTTCCACGTGTCGTAGACTCGCGTAGGGGTGTCTGGGGGTGTCATGCGGCTTTCGAGTGTAGTGTTAGGTGTCCTGTAAACTTCAAGCCCGGGGAGTCGATCCTGAAGCTTAGAAGGAACATTATTAGTGGTAGGGTTAGGGTTGAGGGGTGA
- a CDS encoding FAD-dependent oxidoreductase, whose translation MERRDKEILVIGGGVTGAAIAYDLALRGFKVQVVERGSLGAGTSGRTHGLLHSGCRYIADVEVARECYEENVILRRIAPFLFEKNGGLFIAITEDDLKYKDFFLKQCERARIPVREVSREEALRLEPNLNPELKAAVEVPDGTFDPLKVILSFAASAKKYGAEFRPYNEVVGFRVSDGRIVGVRVLDKVRAREYELTPDFIINATGAWADKVARLAGVRVPVKPSPGVMVALDGRIGYMVFNRLNKPGDGDIIVHHRGTSVVGTTSWVVEDPDIVRAPQDHVELMIKRGSELAPIVSKLRVKAVYVSSRPLIGEGAATTGREVSRSFAILDHSRDGVENFASIIGGKFTTARLMAEKMGDFVAERLGVSVRSKTSELPMSPYWLYFE comes from the coding sequence GTGGAAAGACGGGACAAGGAGATACTAGTCATCGGCGGCGGCGTTACGGGTGCAGCTATAGCATATGACCTTGCCCTTCGCGGGTTCAAGGTTCAGGTTGTCGAGAGGGGCTCTCTCGGCGCGGGGACGAGTGGGCGAACTCATGGACTCTTACATAGTGGTTGCAGGTATATTGCCGACGTGGAGGTTGCACGTGAGTGTTATGAGGAGAATGTCATATTGAGGAGGATAGCGCCTTTCCTCTTCGAAAAGAATGGAGGGCTTTTCATCGCTATTACAGAGGATGATTTAAAGTACAAAGACTTTTTCCTAAAGCAGTGTGAGCGGGCTCGGATACCTGTTCGCGAGGTATCAAGAGAGGAGGCGTTGCGCCTTGAACCTAACCTTAATCCTGAACTCAAGGCAGCAGTAGAGGTGCCGGATGGAACCTTTGACCCCCTGAAGGTCATCTTGAGCTTCGCGGCTTCGGCTAAAAAATACGGGGCTGAGTTTAGGCCTTACAACGAGGTAGTAGGTTTTAGAGTCTCGGATGGTAGAATCGTCGGAGTACGTGTCCTGGACAAGGTAAGGGCTCGGGAGTACGAGCTTACCCCTGACTTCATCATAAACGCGACAGGTGCTTGGGCTGACAAGGTTGCAAGGCTGGCAGGCGTCAGGGTTCCCGTGAAGCCTAGCCCGGGGGTAATGGTGGCGCTGGATGGTAGGATTGGGTACATGGTGTTTAACAGGCTTAACAAGCCGGGGGATGGGGATATAATAGTTCACCATAGAGGGACTAGCGTCGTGGGAACCACTTCGTGGGTCGTCGAGGATCCAGACATTGTTAGAGCTCCCCAGGATCACGTAGAGCTGATGATCAAAAGGGGTTCCGAGCTAGCTCCGATCGTGTCAAAGCTGAGGGTGAAGGCTGTATACGTCTCGTCTAGGCCACTAATAGGAGAAGGAGCGGCCACGACTGGAAGGGAGGTTAGCAGGAGCTTTGCAATACTGGATCACTCTCGTGACGGAGTCGAGAATTTCGCGAGCATCATAGGTGGGAAGTTTACTACTGCGAGGCTTATGGCCGAAAAAATGGGTGATTTTGTTGCCGAGAGACTTGGCGTTTCTGTGCGGTCCAAGACCTCGGAATTACCCATGAGCCCCTACTGGCTCTACTTCGAATAG
- the galT gene encoding galactose-1-phosphate uridylyltransferase has translation MRRETYNELRWNPLIGSWIIVSSKRAVRPWRQVEKCPFCPGSEETGVGWDVLVLDNRFPALRVDAVASRGSRGLYKVERAYGYSKVVVETPDHEGDLDTIPFVNLIKYLRVIADLTEKHCGDPKIEYVLPFRNKGEVIGVSLTHPHSQVYVLPFIPPRVKRELSMIKEHREKTGSCLLCDILKAEESDGERILYSNSHFTAFLPFFAMWPYEVHIYPQRHVGSLPQLDPEELQSLADAIRMVVGAYNRLFGFSLPYIMVFHQSPCRDSGEFHFHVEFYPVHRSQDKLKYPAGIEWGGWIFTYDGLPEERAGELRKAFQRALVDFETKGLKPFGRVPEK, from the coding sequence GTGCGGCGGGAAACTTACAACGAGCTTCGATGGAATCCACTTATTGGTAGCTGGATCATAGTCTCTAGTAAAAGGGCTGTCAGGCCCTGGAGGCAAGTCGAGAAGTGCCCTTTTTGCCCTGGGTCCGAGGAAACGGGGGTCGGCTGGGATGTCCTCGTGCTAGACAATAGATTTCCAGCTCTCAGGGTTGATGCGGTAGCCTCTCGAGGAAGCAGGGGATTGTATAAGGTTGAAAGGGCATATGGTTATTCGAAAGTAGTTGTAGAGACACCAGATCACGAAGGTGACCTAGACACGATACCCTTCGTGAACCTCATAAAATACCTGAGAGTAATCGCAGATCTTACAGAGAAGCATTGTGGTGATCCAAAAATAGAGTATGTTTTGCCATTCAGGAACAAAGGGGAAGTCATAGGCGTGTCTCTCACTCACCCCCATTCACAGGTATACGTTTTGCCCTTTATACCGCCACGGGTAAAGAGGGAGTTATCAATGATTAAGGAGCATAGGGAAAAGACAGGTTCCTGTCTTCTATGCGATATCCTGAAGGCTGAAGAATCAGATGGAGAGAGAATATTGTATTCAAATAGTCACTTCACGGCTTTTCTCCCGTTTTTCGCTATGTGGCCTTACGAGGTACATATATACCCTCAAAGGCATGTCGGATCACTTCCTCAACTAGACCCTGAGGAGCTCCAAAGCCTAGCTGACGCTATTAGAATGGTTGTCGGGGCATATAATCGGCTCTTTGGCTTCAGCCTCCCCTACATTATGGTTTTCCACCAGTCCCCCTGCCGCGACTCCGGCGAATTCCACTTCCACGTCGAATTCTACCCTGTTCACCGATCCCAGGATAAGTTAAAGTATCCCGCGGGTATAGAGTGGGGAGGGTGGATCTTCACGTATGACGGCTTGCCCGAGGAGAGGGCGGGAGAGCTGAGAAAAGCGTTTCAAAGAGCCCTAGTCGATTTCGAGACGAAGGGTTTAAAACCATTTGGAAGAGTCCCCGAGAAATGA
- a CDS encoding FeoA family protein has translation MRLPLAFLPENAEAIVVEVRGGMGIMRRLLDLGLTPGAKVKVIHSGSAGPVLIEVRGSRVMVGRGILMKIIVEWGGSP, from the coding sequence GTGAGGCTCCCGCTAGCGTTTCTTCCGGAGAACGCGGAAGCCATAGTCGTCGAGGTTAGAGGAGGTATGGGCATTATGAGGAGGCTCTTAGATTTAGGCCTTACCCCTGGTGCCAAGGTAAAAGTCATTCATTCTGGTTCTGCGGGGCCTGTTCTCATAGAGGTGAGGGGATCTAGAGTCATGGTGGGGCGAGGTATTCTGATGAAGATTATTGTCGAATGGGGTGGATCGCCGTGA